Proteins encoded within one genomic window of Episyrphus balteatus chromosome 1, idEpiBalt1.1, whole genome shotgun sequence:
- the LOC129906862 gene encoding synaptotagmin-5, whose protein sequence is MDIIIRQEEISLAQVALYASISFMLVSLMGALAYITCSKKYRLNWFEKTLLESANDNEEANDSREALVGGPSGYNVDSISECSRKGNISPTSINDDPAFWVPPLKGNTNTSNQVLSSADESPPPTPTSPTGSNKSISLSICSGSVPITRSDKHVVLGMTPARPKVSSMNSKLDHTKIDMSLYKSNSLQKSLSTPSNEEIRGTINLNILYDPIAGILSVRLIEAQNLQPRDFSGTADPYAKVRLLPDKKNVWQTRIHKKTLNPVFDEDFVFEEHATVIEKRTLEVLLYDFDAYSRHVCIGGAQLPLANMDLSDKVQLWTQLGSCAEQDSKIDLGDLMISLAYLPSAERLTVVMIKARNLRVVDDTRNSSDPYVKVTLISGGKKIKKRKTGVVRNTVNPVYNEALTFDVSKDLLKNSILEFTIVHDGLLGSSEILGRAIIGNSPEVRLEEKMFFDEMFRSKSATAQWVPLQEVLSRPSGTTNQSQGQGKGY, encoded by the exons atggATATAATAATCAGACAAGAAGAAATTTCGTTAGCTCAAGTCGCTTTGTACGCTTCAATATCATTTATGTTGGTTTCCCTTATGGGTGCCCTCGCTTATATAACGTGTTCCAAGAAATACCGTCTAAATTGGTTTGAAAAAACTCTTCTCGAATCAGCAAATGACAACGAAGAAGCTAATGACAG CCGCGAAGCTCTTGTCGGTGGACCATCAGGATACAACGTAGACTCAATAAGTGAATGTTCGCGAAAAGGAAATATTAGTCCAACATCAATAAATGACGACCCAGCATTTTGGGTGCCCCCTTTGAAGGGAAATACCAATACATCCAATCAAGTTCTATCTTCAGCGG ATGAATCTCCACCACCAACACCAACTTCACCCACTGGCAGCAACAAGTCGATATCTCTCTCAATCTGCTCCGGTTCGGTGCCAATTACTCGTTCTGACAAACATGTTGTCCTTGGAATGACTCCCGCACGACCTAAGGTTTCCTCAATGAATTCCAAATTGGATCATACAAAAATAGACATGTCCTTGTATAAAAGT AATTCTTTACAAAAATCATTATCGACACCGTCAAATGAAGAAATTCGAGGAACCATTAATTTGAACATCCTTTACGATCCCATTGCCGGCATATTGTCGGTGAGACTCATTGAA GCACAAAATCTTCAGCCACGAGATTTCAGTGGGACAGCAGATCCTTATGCCAAAGTTCGTCTATTGCCGGACAAAAAGAATGTCTGGCAAACTAGGATTCATAAGAAGACATTAAATCCTg ttttcgaTGAAGACTTTGTTTTCGAAGAACACGCAACTGTCATCGAGAAGAGAACACTTGAAGTGCTGCTCTACGATTTCGATGCATATTCTCGTCACGTTTGTATCGGAGGTGCTCAGCTGCCACTAGCCAACATGGATTTATCAGATAAAGTTCAACTTTGGACTCAATTAGGATCTTGTGCTGAACAG GACTCCAAAATAGATTTGGGTGATTTGATGATTTCACTAGCCTATCTTCCTTCAGCCGAACGTCTAACAGTTGTTATGATTAAAGCTCGTAATCTTCGAGTCGTCGATGACACTCGCAACTCTTCAGATCCTTATGTTAAAGTTACCCTAATTAGTGGTGGGAAGAAAATCAAGAAACGTAAAACTGGCGTTGTACGAAATACTGTGAATCCTGTTTACAATGAAGCATTAACATTTGATGTTTCAaaggatttattaaaaaattcaattttagaaTTCACTATTGTTCATGATGGTCTCTTag gATCAAGTGAAATTCTCGGACGTGCTATTATTGGAAATTCACCAGAAGTTCGTTTGGAAGAGAAAATGTTCTTCGATGAAATGTTCCGTTCTAAGAGTGCCACAGCACAATGGGTTCCTTTGCAGGAAGTCTTAAGTAGACCATCAGGAACAACAAACCAATCCCAAGGACAAGGAAAAGGATATTAG
- the LOC129907661 gene encoding homeobox protein Mohawk isoform X1 codes for MEKTINPIQKSTRPVRNRRHSRRAWPPDDTHRPLKRLFTPDIKRMLKDWLIRRRDNPYPSRDEKRTLAIETGLTYTQICNWFANWRRKLKNSKRERSKKSWGHLIKNYNTNARGNVEQFSISSADSIWEDDGHETENSMLFSSSDEDELETQGRHIQQSGYIQNNNSIHSLNRNITYVPSGFYLEAPFKYPAKQQCFQISSTTEDSLRSDKLMSTNPAFAPSTKYKQQIMEKYLRDTTTGDKSSSSATSCSPELSKWLESAAKFTPNKNNYFIEWNGKRCKADKNSSRDPKTHHVYDTIHQKDEIDAAEALANLAFNCRQRMMETSQQRVAPNC; via the exons ATGGAAAAAACTATAAACCCAATACAAAAATCAACCCGTCCAGTGCGTAATCGGCGCCACAGTAG AAGAGCATGGCCGCCAGATGACACACATCGTCCTTTGAAACGACTTTTCACACCCGACATCAAACGAATGCTAAAAGACTGGCTAATACGCCGAAGAGACAATCCATATCCAAGTCGTGATGAAAAACGAACCCTCGCCATTGAAACAGGCCTGACTTACACTCAAATTTGCAATTGGTTTGCCAATTGGCGAAGAAAACTAAAGAACTCTAAGCGTGAACGATCGAAAAAATCCTGGGGGCACCTGATCAAAAACTACAATACAAATGCCAGAGGCAATGTTGAACAATTTAGCATATCTTCAGCGGATAGTATTTGGGAAGATGATGGACACGAAACTGAGAATTCCATGCTATTTTCATCTAGCGACGAAGATGAGCTAGAAACTCAAGGACGTCACATTCAACAATCTGGCTATATTCAAAACAATAACTCAATTCACAGTTTAAATCGAAATATCACCTATGTTCCTAGTGGATTCTACTTAGAGGCTCCATTTAAATATCCCGCCAAACAACAGTGCTTCCAAATAAGCTCAACGACTGAGGATTCTCTGAGGTCCGATAAATTAATGTCTACAAATCCAGCATTTGCCCCAAGCACCAAGTACAAGCAACAAATTATGGAGAAATACCTGCGCGATACAACTACCGGAGATAAATCATCTTCGTCGGCGACAAGCTGCAGTCCTGAGCTATCGAAATGGCTTGAGAGTGCTGCCAAATTTACAccgaataaaaataattattttattgaatgGAATGGTAAAAG atgtAAGGCTGATAAAAATAGTTCCAGAGATCCAAAGACCCATCATGTTTATGATACAATTCATCAAAAAGATGAAATCGATGCTGCAGAAGCTCTAGCAAATTTGGCATTTAATTGCCGACAAAGAATGATGGAAACTAGTCAGCAGCGAGTTGCACCAAATTGTTGA
- the LOC129907661 gene encoding homeobox protein Mohawk isoform X2, producing MLKDWLIRRRDNPYPSRDEKRTLAIETGLTYTQICNWFANWRRKLKNSKRERSKKSWGHLIKNYNTNARGNVEQFSISSADSIWEDDGHETENSMLFSSSDEDELETQGRHIQQSGYIQNNNSIHSLNRNITYVPSGFYLEAPFKYPAKQQCFQISSTTEDSLRSDKLMSTNPAFAPSTKYKQQIMEKYLRDTTTGDKSSSSATSCSPELSKWLESAAKFTPNKNNYFIEWNGKRCKADKNSSRDPKTHHVYDTIHQKDEIDAAEALANLAFNCRQRMMETSQQRVAPNC from the exons ATGCTAAAAGACTGGCTAATACGCCGAAGAGACAATCCATATCCAAGTCGTGATGAAAAACGAACCCTCGCCATTGAAACAGGCCTGACTTACACTCAAATTTGCAATTGGTTTGCCAATTGGCGAAGAAAACTAAAGAACTCTAAGCGTGAACGATCGAAAAAATCCTGGGGGCACCTGATCAAAAACTACAATACAAATGCCAGAGGCAATGTTGAACAATTTAGCATATCTTCAGCGGATAGTATTTGGGAAGATGATGGACACGAAACTGAGAATTCCATGCTATTTTCATCTAGCGACGAAGATGAGCTAGAAACTCAAGGACGTCACATTCAACAATCTGGCTATATTCAAAACAATAACTCAATTCACAGTTTAAATCGAAATATCACCTATGTTCCTAGTGGATTCTACTTAGAGGCTCCATTTAAATATCCCGCCAAACAACAGTGCTTCCAAATAAGCTCAACGACTGAGGATTCTCTGAGGTCCGATAAATTAATGTCTACAAATCCAGCATTTGCCCCAAGCACCAAGTACAAGCAACAAATTATGGAGAAATACCTGCGCGATACAACTACCGGAGATAAATCATCTTCGTCGGCGACAAGCTGCAGTCCTGAGCTATCGAAATGGCTTGAGAGTGCTGCCAAATTTACAccgaataaaaataattattttattgaatgGAATGGTAAAAG atgtAAGGCTGATAAAAATAGTTCCAGAGATCCAAAGACCCATCATGTTTATGATACAATTCATCAAAAAGATGAAATCGATGCTGCAGAAGCTCTAGCAAATTTGGCATTTAATTGCCGACAAAGAATGATGGAAACTAGTCAGCAGCGAGTTGCACCAAATTGTTGA